One Labeo rohita strain BAU-BD-2019 chromosome 12, IGBB_LRoh.1.0, whole genome shotgun sequence genomic region harbors:
- the LOC127173761 gene encoding FERM domain-containing protein 1 has protein sequence MKNQSRGLSVILPNNKELSMTVGLKDRGLDVLNQLSNLLCISSLHLFGLSIVKDNQPLFLDLEQKLSLYLPKSWRKNTLKEKVILYLKVQYFVENVELILNSEARQLYYAELKAKVLRSECFEQEGLYFQLAAYALQAELGDSEAQVLSPYFSPQGFFPFWIVQKHGNDYILKHTPALHMELKGMSSSEATLLFIQEAFTLSDVPLTIYRLFKEKNKPQSCVLMGVASTGLQIFEGHTERCTSQMELIWTWRTVMMSFHH, from the exons ATGAAGAACCAAAGCAGAGGTCTGAGTGTTATTCTGCCCAATAACAAAGAACTGAGCATGACTGTTGGG CTTAAAGACAGAGGTCTAGACGTGTTAAACCAACTGTCTAATCTGCTTTGTATATCCAGTCTTCACCTCTTTGGCCTGAGTATAGTAAAGG ACAATCAACCACTGTTCTTGGATCTGGAGCAAAAATTGTCCTTGTACCTCCCAAAGTCTTGGAGAAAGAATACGTTAAAG GAGAAAGTGATTCTCTACCTGAAAGTGCAGTACTTTGTAGAAAATGTTGAACTCATTTT AAACAGTGAAGCCCGTCAGCTGTATTATGCTGAGCTGAAAGCGAAAGTTTTGAGATCTGAGTGCTTTGAGCAAGAAGGATTGTACTTCCAGCTGGCTGCCTATGCCCTTCAAGCTGAACTGGGAGATTCTGAAGCACAAGTCTTAAGCCCATATTTCAGCCCACAGGGATTTTTCCCTTTTTGG ATTGTACAGAAGCACGGGAATGATTATATCCTGAAGCACACCCCAGCCCTGCACATGGAGCTTAAAGGAATGTCATCCAGCGAGGCTACCTTGCTTTTCATACAGGAAGCATTTACCTTGAGTGATGTGCCTCTTACCATCTATAGATTATTCAAa GAAAAGAACAAACCACAGAGTTGTGTCCTCATGGGTGTGGCATCCACAGGACTGCAGATTTTTGAG GGACACACCGAGAGATGTACATCACAGATGGAGCTGATCTGGACATGGAGGACAGTGATGATGAGCTTCCACCATTGA